One segment of Carya illinoinensis cultivar Pawnee chromosome 1, C.illinoinensisPawnee_v1, whole genome shotgun sequence DNA contains the following:
- the LOC122303126 gene encoding calcium-transporting ATPase 12, plasma membrane-type-like, which translates to MGIYTKMKTKKVRKPPTDKIDQTGLTALVKYKDMCLLKNLGGVQGVVSAIGSCVENGIDNDAEDIAHRREACGSNTFEKLAAAESFLRFAVGPFEYFTIFMLVILLVCAALSFGLIVTKRHGLKEGWSEVGSIIVAGLLAFSANISSFPMGRSLYKLSGVGNNRPVDVVRSGRRQQISILEVVVGDVVFLKIGDPIPADGLFLDEPSIQVDQSSMTGDSHDFVDVNCSENPFLFLGTKVVDGHGRMLATSVGMNTFWAEIMISTNHDYHEKTPLQERLNTMNFLIVKVGLGVAFLVFAVLLARYFTGNTEDESGNPEFSGSQTNLKDIVNAVVGIVAAAVAVVVVAIPNGLPLAVRLTLAYFRKRTSADHAILRNLSAGETVGSVTTLCTQETGTLMQSQMKVMQFWLGQDFVAVGAYASIAPNLLELIREGVAHNTAASIPTDKAIRSWTVLELTMNIELESYNILHVEASNSQKKRSGVLMRKKADNTVHVHWKGAAEMILAVCSSYYDASGSTTDLNDDERIKFEQVIEGMAARSFHCIAFAHKQVPQEEYAKNNGNRMLKEDNLSLLGIVGLKSPCCPGMEEAVVACHSAGVGIKMITGDNLFTAKAIATECGILRHGPQDMLDGEVVEGVEFRNYSPEERMEKLDRICVIAGSSPSDKLLLVECLKRKGHVVAVTDDGTNDPPALREAEVVLSMGIQGSKMDKDSSDIIFLNDSFTSVVSALRWGRCIYYNIQKVIQFRLTVTVSALLIISVAAISGEVPLTVFQLLWVKIVVEAMCALALASEQPTSELMEKPPVCRSERLITNIMWRNILAQALYQTFILLTLQLNKGDSIFSIKKKVKNAFIFNTYVLCQVFNVINARNLEKKNVFKGIKRNRLLCGMFGITIVLQAAVVEFLKGIGGTERLDVRQWFLCAALAGISGLIGWAVKLIPVPKKPILGFCGV; encoded by the coding sequence ATGGGTATATATaccaaaatgaagacaaagaaagTACGGAAACCACCCACTGACAAGATCGACCAAACTGGCCTAACGGCACTTGTCAAGTACAAAGATATGTGCCTGCTTAAAAATCTTGGAGGGGTTCAAGGCGTAGTCTCAGCTATTGGAAGCTGTGTGGAGAATGGTATTGACAATGATGCTGAAGATATTGCTCATCGACGCGAGGCATGTGGCTCAAACACGTTTGAGAAACTGGCCGCTGCAGAGAGCTTCTTGCGCTTTGCAGTGGGACCCTTTGAGTATTTCACCATCTTCATGCTCGTAATCCTTTTGGTTTGTGCAGCCCTCTCTTTTGGCCTTATAGTCACTAAACGACATGGATTAAAGGAAGGATGGTCTGAAGTTGGAAGCATAATCGTCGCAGGTCTTCTTGCTTTCTCTGCAAATATAAGTTCGTTCCCAATGGGGAGATCTCTCTACAAGTTATCCGGAGTCGGCAACAACAGGCCGGTTGATGTTGTGAGAAGTGGGCGGCGCCAACAGATTTCCATACTCGAAGTTGTTGTTGGGGATGTGGTTTTCTTAAAGATTGGGGACCCAATTCCTGCGGACGGGTTATTCTTAGATGAGCCCTCAATACAAGTGGACCAATCAAGCATGACAGGAGATAGTCATGATTTCGTTGATGTTAATTGCAGCGAGAATCCCTTCTTGTTTTTAGGCACCAAGGTTGTTGATGGGCATGGTCGAATGCTTGCAACTTCAGTTGGCATGAACACTTTCTGGGCCGAGATTATGATCTCAACTAATCATGATTATCATGAAAAGACCCCTTTACAAGAACGGCTCAATACCATGAACTTCCTTATAGTTAAGGTTGGTCTGGGAGTCGCTTTCCTAGTTTTTGCAGTCTTGTTGGCTCGCTACTTCACAGGAAATACAGAAGATGAGAGTGGAAATCCGGAGTTCAGTGGCAGCCAGACCAATCTTAAGGACATTGTGAATGCTGTGGTGGGGATCGTCGCTGCTGCAGTTGCTGTAGTCGTCGTTGCAATTCCAAATGGATTGCCACTGGCTGTCAGGCTTACACTTGCTTATTTCAGGAAAAGAACGTCGGCTGATCATGCAATTTTGCGGAACCTCTCCGCCGGTGAAACCGTGGGTTCTGTCACCACCCTCTGTACTCAGGAAACGGGCACTCTCATGCAGAGCCAAATGAAGGTGATGCAGTTTTGGCTTGGCCAAGATTTTGTGGCGGTTGGTGCTTACGCATCTATAGCTCCCAATCTTCTGGAATTAATCAGAGAAGGAGTTGCTCATAACACAGCTGCTAGCATTCCCACCGATAAAGCCATACGGTCATGGACTGTTCTAGAGCTAACGATGAATATTGAGCTGGAGAGTTATAACATTCTTCATGTTGAAGCTTCTAATTCACAAAAGAAGAGGAGTGGTGTCTTGATGAGGAAAAAGGCTGACAACACAGTCCATGTTCACTGGAAAGGAGCAGCAGAGATGATACTCGCAGTGTGCTCGAGTTACTATGATGCATCTGGATCAACAACAGATCTGAACGATGATGAAAGGATTAAATTTGAGCAAGTAATTGAAGGTATGGCAGCAAGAAGTTTCCATTGCATTGCTTTTGCACATAAACAAGTTCCCCAAGAGGAGTACGCCAAGAACAATGGAAACAGGATGCTCAAAGAAGATAACTTGTCTCTGTTAGGAATTGTAGGTTTAAAGAGCCCATGTTGTCCGGGGATGGAGGAAGCCGTGGTAGCGTGCCATAGTGCTGGTGTGGGCATCAAAATGATCACTGGAGATAATCTTTTCACAGCAAAAGCTATAGCCACTGAATGTGGGATACTCAGGCATGGCCCCCAGGATATGCTTGATGGAGAAGTAGTTGAAGGGGTGGAATTCAGAAACTACTCGCCTGAGGAGAGAATGGAAAAACTTGACCGAATTTGTGTAATCGCCGGATCCTCTCCATCGGACAAGCTTCTGTTGGTAGAATGCTTGAAACGGAAAGGCCATGTAGTTGCAGTCACTGACGATGGCACCAACGACCCACCAGCACTGCGTGAAGCGGAAGTTGTACTTTCCATGGGTATTCAGGGCAGCAAAATGGACAAAGATAGCTCAGatataatcttcttaaatgatAGTTTTACCTCTGTGGTATCAGCTTTGCGGTGGGGAAGATGCATTTATTACAATATCCAGAAGGTTATTCAGTTTCGGCTCACTGTAACTGTTTCTGCTCTGTTAATCATCTCTGTTGCAGCAATTTCAGGCGAAGTCCCATTGACAGTGTTTCAGTTACTGTGGGTGAAGATAGTAGTGGAGGCAATGTGTGCTCTTGCTCTTGCTTCAGAGCAGCCCACCTCGGAGCTCATGGAGAAGCCACCTGTGTGTCGGAGCGAGCGACTTATTACCAACATCATGTGGAGGAACATATTGGCTCAGGCGTTGTATCAGACATTCATCCTCCTGACCCTACAACTTAATAAGGGCGATTCGATCTTTAGCATTAAGAAGAAGGTGAAGAACGCCTTCATCTTCAATACTTACGTTCTGTGCCAAGTTTTCAATGTAATAAATGCAAGGAACCTTGAGAAGAAGAATGTCTTTAAGGGGATAAAAAGGAACaggttgctttgtgggatgttTGGGATAACCATTGTTCTTCAGGCTGCGGTGGTGGAATTTCTTAAGGGAATTGGCGGTACGGAGAGGTTGGATGTGCGGCAGTGGTTCTTGTGTGCTGCGCTTGCAGGCATCTCTGGGTTAATTGGATGGGCAGTTAAGTTGATTCCTGTTCCGAAGAAACCAATTTTAGGATTTTGTGGTGTGTAA